Proteins encoded together in one Canis aureus isolate CA01 chromosome 21, VMU_Caureus_v.1.0, whole genome shotgun sequence window:
- the LOC144292624 gene encoding olfactory receptor 4S2-like, with translation MENNVTEFIFMGLSQNEKVQQLCFFLFLFFYMILMTGNFLIIMTIQRSSNLNSPMYFFLSFLSFVDICYSSVTAPKLIIDSYAKVKSISFVGCMAQLFFCHLFGCTEIFILTVMAYDRYVAICKPLRYMTIMDRKVCSILVATCWLGGFVHSFIQTILTVQLPFCGPNLIDHYFCDVHPLLKLACIDTKVVGLIVIANSGMISLSCFVILVGSYIVILLSFKTRSSEGRRKALSTCASHIIVVILFFVPCLFIYLRPSTTFTEDKMVAVFYTIITPMLNPLIYTLRNMEVKNAMKRLWMEKLVVRNKRGSGVNLNGIDIASVVPVSKRIAGNKSVIIP, from the coding sequence ATGGAAAATAATGTTACTGAGTTTATCTTCATGGGTCTTTCCCAAAATGAGAAAGTGCAACAACTATGcttctttttgttcttattcttttataTGATACTCATGACTGGAAATTTTCTCATTATAATGACTATTCAAAGGAGTTCAAATCTCAACTCTCCCATGTACTTTTTCCTTAGCTTCCTATCATTTGTGGACATCTGCTATTCCTCTGTTACAGCTCCCAAGCTGATTATTGATTCCTACGCCAAAGTCAAGAGCATCTCCTTTGTTGGTTGTATGGCCCAGCTCTTTTTCTGCCATCTATTTGGCTGCACAGAGATCTTCATTCTCACAGTGATGGCCTATGACAGGTATGTGGCTATCTGTAAGCCTCTACGCTATATGACCATCATGGACCGGAAGGTCTGCTCCATACTGGTGGCAACCTGTTGGTTAGGAGGGTTTGTGCATTCCTTTATCCAGACCATCCTCACTGTACAACTGCCTTTCTGTGGCCCTAACCTAATTGACCACTACTTCTGTGATGTCCACCCTTTACTGAAGCTGGCTTGCATAGACACAAAAGTTGTGGGACTCATTGTGATAGCAAACAGTGGTATGATTTCACTGAGCTGTTTTGTCATTCTTGTTGGCTCTTACATTGTCATCTTGCTTTCCTTTAAGACCCGTTCATCAGAAGGGAGGCGTAAGGCCCTGTCCACATGTGCTTCTCACATCATAGTGGTGATCTTGTTTTTTGTCCCCTGCCTCTTCATCTACCTAAGGCCTTCCACCACTTTTACTGAGGACAAGATGGTGGCTGTGTTTTATACCATCATCACACCCATGTTAAACCCTCTGATCTATACCCTGAGAAACATGGAAGTGAAAAATGCCATGAAGAGACTGTGGATGGAGAAGTTGGTGGTCAGAAATAAGAGAGGCTCTGGTGTAAACCTCAATGGGATTGATATAGCTTCAGTTGTACCAGTTTCCAAAAGGATTGCTGGGAACAAGTCAGTAATCATCCCTTAA